From a single Novipirellula caenicola genomic region:
- a CDS encoding polyketide synthase, protein MGTQLSLDPKLRQLIDSLRQRIRRYVVIDSLLAIVSVVLAAFWIGLALDYGPVLMGGTEMPPLARLILLIVVAVIVVLIVGRLLIGRLRRPLPDDSLALLLERQHPHLGGRLVTTIQLNQSGRVYDSHAEELLKQVHLQATQAVDNVDTSRVFSWQPIVRKSMIVAPLLLASLILLIFSPAAFGRAAGRLTLLSNDPWPRRAKLEMVGVELPVITATDEEALAPELVEFEDHVIRLPRGSSGTLRIRAKADDAEVPVVCTVYYRSDDGTRGQSNMRRIGRVVDGYQSFVLDGPPLEGLSDSISLSVRGLDARLDDFRIEAVTPPAITKMNVSVRYPEYLRPDGASEFDLQTNYQAGLRLREGSDVVLTATSSVPLGDTDVVLRNDAGEFERVELIPSEDRRQGQIVLDNFTASTAVRIVPRDQQGISAQSPYRYFFGVVTDEAPEVQMRLKGIGTAVTAIAKIPLEVVAKDDYGIESLTVSVTQSDDQEQAGTPDANGANQEKAPSDSAADDANGVDLPLKWDRDGNANTEIDLRDLVAEQRLAALVPGGVIHVLAEARDAYDLGQSHLTRSELYRLEIVTPEKLLALLERRELGLRTRLEQTIDETRNLRDTLDLLRRKGFDSATDEPSEEEDATRTAQVRLLRVQQTGLQTSKTTEELTGIAASLDDLLQEMINNRVDSADRRERIGVGVRDPLKSIVSGPLQRLKEQIQAIERSVENPEEASAKTKEAVQTAEDVLLQLTAVLEKMLDLESYNEILDMVRELIDDQNELLDETKAEQKKRVLDLFK, encoded by the coding sequence ATGGGCACACAACTTTCACTCGATCCGAAACTACGTCAGCTGATCGATTCGCTCCGCCAGCGAATTCGTCGGTATGTCGTTATCGATTCACTGTTGGCAATTGTTTCCGTGGTGTTGGCCGCGTTTTGGATCGGATTGGCGTTGGACTACGGTCCGGTTTTGATGGGCGGCACCGAAATGCCGCCGCTGGCGCGATTGATCCTGTTGATCGTGGTCGCCGTCATCGTGGTGCTGATTGTGGGTCGGTTGCTGATTGGTCGGTTGCGACGACCGCTGCCGGACGACAGTTTGGCGCTTTTGTTGGAACGCCAACACCCGCATCTTGGTGGCCGCTTGGTGACCACCATTCAATTGAACCAATCCGGCCGTGTATACGATTCGCACGCCGAAGAGCTATTGAAACAAGTCCACCTCCAGGCAACGCAGGCGGTCGATAACGTTGACACGTCGCGGGTGTTTTCCTGGCAACCGATTGTGCGAAAATCGATGATCGTCGCCCCCCTGTTGCTGGCGTCGTTGATCTTGTTGATTTTCAGTCCCGCTGCGTTTGGTCGCGCCGCCGGACGTTTAACGCTGCTGTCAAATGATCCTTGGCCGCGGCGAGCCAAACTCGAGATGGTCGGGGTTGAGTTGCCCGTGATCACCGCCACGGACGAAGAAGCGTTGGCGCCGGAGCTTGTCGAATTTGAGGACCATGTGATCCGGTTGCCTCGCGGCAGCAGCGGGACGCTGCGGATTCGCGCCAAAGCCGATGACGCCGAAGTTCCCGTTGTCTGTACGGTCTATTATCGCAGCGACGATGGAACTCGCGGCCAATCCAACATGCGCCGGATTGGACGGGTGGTCGATGGTTACCAGTCCTTTGTTTTGGATGGTCCTCCGCTTGAGGGACTGAGCGACTCCATCTCGCTCAGTGTGCGAGGGCTTGACGCACGCTTGGATGATTTTCGTATCGAAGCCGTCACGCCGCCAGCGATTACCAAGATGAATGTGTCGGTGCGTTATCCCGAATACCTGCGTCCCGACGGCGCTTCGGAATTCGATTTGCAGACAAACTACCAAGCTGGATTGCGATTGCGTGAAGGCAGCGATGTGGTGTTGACGGCGACCAGCAGCGTTCCGCTTGGCGATACCGACGTGGTGCTCCGAAACGATGCCGGCGAATTCGAGCGAGTCGAGTTGATCCCAAGCGAAGATCGTCGCCAAGGACAAATCGTGCTCGATAACTTTACTGCCTCGACCGCCGTGCGGATTGTTCCTCGCGATCAACAAGGCATCTCGGCGCAATCGCCCTATCGTTACTTCTTTGGCGTCGTCACCGACGAAGCGCCCGAAGTGCAAATGCGGCTCAAAGGCATCGGCACCGCCGTGACCGCGATCGCCAAGATTCCATTGGAAGTCGTGGCAAAGGATGACTATGGCATCGAATCGCTGACCGTGTCGGTCACGCAGTCCGACGACCAAGAGCAAGCGGGCACCCCCGATGCAAACGGGGCGAATCAAGAAAAAGCACCATCTGATTCTGCCGCCGACGATGCCAACGGCGTCGATTTGCCGCTGAAATGGGATCGCGACGGAAACGCCAATACCGAGATCGACCTGCGTGATCTGGTGGCCGAACAGCGACTGGCTGCATTGGTTCCCGGTGGGGTGATCCATGTGTTAGCCGAAGCGCGTGACGCGTACGATCTCGGCCAATCGCACCTCACTCGAAGTGAATTGTATCGACTCGAGATCGTCACGCCTGAGAAGCTCTTGGCATTGCTCGAGCGTCGTGAATTGGGGCTGCGGACGCGGTTGGAACAAACCATTGATGAGACGCGGAATCTGCGGGACACCCTCGATTTGCTTCGCCGCAAAGGATTTGATTCCGCCACGGATGAGCCGAGCGAAGAAGAGGATGCGACCCGCACAGCCCAAGTTCGGCTGTTGAGAGTCCAGCAGACTGGACTGCAAACCAGTAAAACGACCGAAGAATTGACCGGGATTGCGGCCTCTTTGGACGATTTGTTGCAAGAGATGATCAATAACCGTGTCGATTCGGCAGATCGCCGCGAACGCATTGGTGTCGGGGTGCGTGATCCCTTGAAAAGCATCGTTTCTGGACCGCTACAGCGTTTAAAAGAGCAGATCCAGGCGATCGAGCGAAGTGTCGAAAACCCCGAGGAAGCGTCCGCGAAAACGAAAGAAGCGGTGCAAACCGCCGAGGACGTTTTGCTGCAATTGACGGCAGTGCTCGAAAAAATGCTTGATCTGGAAAGCTATAATGAAATCCTGGACATGGTGCGAGAGTTGATCGACGACCAAAACGAACTGCTCGACGAAACCAAAGCAGAACAGAAAAAACGTGTGTTGGACCTGTTCAAATAA